The Gemmatimonas aurantiaca genomic sequence ACCGCGATGCACCGCGCGCGCCGCCATCGGCAGCATGCGGTCGAGCGGTTGCCCCAGCATTTCCGCCTCGGACCACCCGAAGATGTGCTCTGCACCGCGATTGAATCGCACGATGCGGAAATTGTCATCCAGCGCGATGATGGCGTCGGATGCGATATTCACGACAGCGGCGAGCGCGGCGTGGGAGTGCGTGTCAGCCATGATCGACAATAGCGAAGGGGACTTCAACATGGCCAGACAGGTGCCGCCAGCGCATATCGCCCCAGTTCAAACCGGATGATCAGCTCCATTTTGCGCAGAGTGTCTCCCCTCCCGCTAGTGACACTCGCATTTCTCGTGGCGGGAGCACTCACCCCTCTCGTCACACCGGCCGGGTCCTGGCGTCAGCAGGTCTGGTTGACCGGTCTGCTGGTGACCGGTGCGCCGGTGGCGTGGAGAACACTGCGCGGGATGTTGCGTGGCAATTTTGCCGCCGACGTGGTGGCCATGCTGGCCATCGTGGGAGCCGTGTTGTTGCAGGAGCCGCTCGCGGGACTCGTGGTCGTCCTCATGCAGACCGGCGGGGAGGCGCTCGACGCCTATGCGGTGGCCCGTGCGTCTGACGCCGTGGAGGCGCTGGAAGCCGACGCTCCGCGCATGGCACATCGTGTGGAAGGCGAACGGATCACCGACATCGCCGCCGAGGACATCGCACCGGATGACATGCTGCTGATCCGTCCCGGCGAACTCGTTCCCGCCGACGGTGTCGTGATCGATGGACATTCTCATGTGGACACCTCGCGGCTGACCGGTGAACCGATGCCCAGACGGGTATCGATGGGTGCGACGCTGCAATCGGGCAGCATCAATCAGGAAGGGGCGCTGCGATTGCGTGCGGTCCGGCGTGCACAGGAAAGTCAGTATGCGCGCATCGTCGATCTGGTACGGCGCGCGCAGGCCTCCAAGAGTCCACTGCAACGCACGGCCGATCGATGGGCCATCTGGTTCACCCCATTGACGTTGGTGCTGTGCGGCCTGGCCTGGCTGATGGCGCATGACTGGACGCGCGTGCTGGCGGTGCTGGTGGTGGCGACCCCCTGCCCGCTCATTCTGGCCGCGCCCGTGGCCATCATCGGCGGCATCAATCGCGCGGCCCGCCGTGGCATCATCGTCCGCACCGGCCAGGCTCTCGAAGGGCTGGCACGCGTGAACACGGTGGTGTTCGACAAAACGGGCACGCTCACCACGGGTATGCCGCACGTCGCGACCATGGCGGTTGCTCCGCTCACCGACGCCACACAGGCGCTGGCCCGTATCGCCGCCATCGAGCAGGGCTCCGGTCATCTGCTGGCCCGCGTACTGGTGAATGAAGCCGAAGCACGCGGTGTGCCGGTACTCGCCGCCACGGCGCTCACCGAAACCCCCGGTCGTGGAGTGGAGGGTGACGTGGCAGGTGTCACCGTGGCCGTGGGATCCGCCAGCTACGTGCGGGATCGTTTTGCCCATCGTCCCGACGTGCAGTCCGCAATGCAGACACTGGACGATGGATCGGAAAGTCTGCGCGCCTGGGCGCTCATGAGCGACGGCGTCGCGGCCCGCTTCGATTTTGCCGAAACGCTGCGGCCGGATCTGTCATCGATGTTCCGCAAGCTGGCGGATCTCGGTCTGGGCGCGCCGCACCTGCTGAGTGGCGACAATACCGCCAACGTGCAGCGCATTGCCCACGCCACCGGCATCACGAGTTGCGCCGGCGATCTCTCAGCCGAGGACAAGGCACATCGTGTTGCCGCCCTGGAAGCGTCAGGCCAACGTGTGCTGATGGTGGGCGATGGCACCAACGATGCCCCCGCGTTGTCCGCGGCCACGGTGGGTGTGGCCCTCGCCGGTCACGGCGGTGGTGTGGTGGCCGAAGCCGCGGATGTGGTCTTGCTGGTGGACGATCCGCAGTGCATTCCGGAGGCGGTGCACATCGGCCGGCGTTCGCTGGCCATAGCGCGTCAATCGATCGCCGTGGGACTCGGCCTCTCGTTGATCGGTATGGGCTTCGCCGCAGCCGGACAGCTCTCACCGGTTGCCGGTGCGGTCACGCAGGAAATCATCGATGTGGCGGTGATTCTCAACGCGCTGCGGGCGGCGGGACCGGGGCGCGGGGATCGGGGCAGGCGGCGAGTGTTTGGGGGCGCCCCTGCGGGGCGCGATACCAGCAGGATGAACAGCCGGATACCAGCAGGATGAGTCCTCCGTTGCGGCCGGCACGTCGCGTCGTGACAGATCGGGAACATCAATAGACAAGATTCGATTTTTACTTGATTTTTTTGGTGGATTTGGTGGCCGGGCCCGAACCATTCCCACGACCTCCTCACCGCCCGCACCAGACAAATCCTGCAGGTATCCGGCTGTTCATCCTGCTGGTATCGCGCCCGAAGGGCGCCCCACAAATCCCGGCGGCCCCCTCAAATCCCGGCGGCAAAAAGAAAGCCGCGCCCCGGAGGACACGGCCTCACCATCATGCCGACTTGAGCAGCAGCGTCTCTGCCACACACACTCGGTCCCGGCCATTCTGCTTGGCCTTGTAGAGTGCCTTGTCCGCGCGCGCCAGCCACTCGTCGACTTCTTCGTGCATGTCGAGTTGCGCGACGCCCACCGACGCACCGATGGAGAACTCCATTGCCGGATGCGGTGCGGGCATAGCCGCCACCTGCTCCTGCAGACGACGCGCCAGTGTCTGGGCCATCTTCCAGTCGGTGTTGTGCAGGATCGCCGCGAACTCGTCGCCACCAAAACGGCACAGCACGTCCGACTGCCGGAGGAACACCCGCCCCAGCGCGTTGGCGAGCGTCTGGATGGCCATGTCGCCGGCCTGATGCCCGTACATGTCGTTGACGAGCTTCAGCTTGTCCAGATCGATCATGAGCAGCACCACGGGCTGACGGCCCAGCGAGAACATCTGCACGGCCCGCGGCGCCATCATGTCGAACAGCTTGCGGTTGCCGAGTCCCGTGAGCGGATCCGTCGTGCTCTCCCGGCGCGCTTCCTCGAGCTGACGGCCAAGCCGGTCGAGACGCGTGGCCAGCGACACATACTGCTCCTGCTGCTGCTCACGACGCGTCTGCAGCGCCGATTCGATGGCCAGCACGGCGCCGAGCACTTCCTGCTTGATCGAACCCGTCTGCATGCGCTTGAGCGCATTCTTGGCGCGCTCCATCTGCTCGTCGGTCGCATGGTCGGCGGTGTGGTCCACCTTCACCGCATTGTGCACCGTTTCGACGCAGGCCCAGAGCGCTTCGCGCAGTTCATTGATGGACGCATCCACATACCGATGCTCGTCGCGGCGCTGTTCGGTGACGGCGCGGACCACACCGTCCCAGTCGCGATCCTGGATGCCCACGGATCCCTGGCCACTGCCCTCCTGCAGCGCGTAGCCGAGCGTGGCATGCCGATGCCACAAACCAATCTGCCGTGCGCTTTCCTCGCCGGGACGGTCCGGCAGGTCTATGGGATAGCGCGAGAGCGCCGTCAGGACGCCACCCAGGGCATCGAGGACGAGGCCCAGATGACCTTCCGGCGACATGGATGATTGCGCCACGACGATCTCCGCCGCGCTTCCGGCGGAACCGGGAGCAGCTTTCAGCACAGTGGTGCCGATCGCGCTGTTCGAACTTCCTCGTTCGGACGCAGGGCGGGGCTCGGCCAGGAGCTTCTTGAAGAACATGAGCAGGGAGTTGGGTTGCCTTAGAGATCGGCAGCACCTGCTCACAGGTTGAGTGCTCAGCTATCTATTTGCCCGCATCGCTCTGCGAACGTCACGCGGCTGGCACTTCCGTCACACTCCCGGCCCCCGCATCAGCCCTTCGACCTATCCGCTCCGATCAGAAGTCGGTCGCGTCCATGGCCATGATCGGCCCCGACCCCGACTGGATGGCCGCCAGCAACGTCGCGGTCTCGGGCAACAGGCGCATGAAGTAGAAACGCGCCGTCTTCTGCTTGGCTTCCAGGAACCGGCGGTCTCCGGTGCCCGCGGCCAGCTTCTCGTCCGCGACCGTGGCGATGCGCAGCCACTGCCAACCCACCGCCACGTATCCCATCAGATGCAGATACTCGGTGGCCGCCGCCCCCACTTCATCCGGGTTGGCAAACCCGCGCTCGGCCAGCAGCATCGTGGCCTTCTGCAGTTGATACAGACTCGCGCCCAGGGCCTTCGCATGATCCTCGAGCCCATCCACCGCCGCGGCCGCATCGATCTCGCGCTTGACGATCTCGAAGAACCGCCGCACCAGGCGCCCTCCCTCCATCGGCAACTTGCGCCCCACCAGGTCGAGCGCCTGCACGGCATTGGTGCCCTCGTAGATCTGCGCGATGCGCGCGTCACGCACGTATTGCTCGACACCGTACTCCCGGATGTATCCGTGACCACCGAGTGTCTGCAGCGCGATGTTCGTGTTGTCGAAACCCTTGTCGGTGAGGAAGGCTTTGATGACCGGCGTCATGAGCGCCACCATGTCCTCGGCCTCCTCTCTCACCGCGGCATCGGCATGCCGGTGTTCGAGATCGATGCGGATGCCCACGGCGTACGCCAGCGAGCGCATCCCTTCGTTGAGCGCCTTGATGCGCAGCAGTCCCTTGCGCACGTCGGGGTGCACGAGAATGGGATCGGCCGGACCAGCCGGGTTCGTGGGGCCCGTGAGCGCGCGTCCCTGCAGACGCTCCTTGGCATAGGCCAGTGCGTTCTGGTACGCGACTTCGGACAGTCCCAGCCCCTGCAGGCCCACGGCCAGACGCGCGCCATTCATCATGACGAACATCGCCCGCATGCCCTTGTGCGGCTCACCCACCATCCAGCCCGTGGCGTTGTCGAAATCGAGCACACAGGTGGCCGATGCCTTGATCCCCATCTTGTGCTCGACACTGCCACACGTCACGCCATTGCGCGCCCCGAGGCCCCCATCGGCGGTGGGGATGAACTTGGGCACCAGGAAGAGCGAGATGCCCTTGGTGCCACCCGGAGCATCGGGCAGTTTGGCCAGCACCAGATGCACGATGTTCTCGGTGAGATCGTGCTCACCCGCCGAAATGAAAATCTTCTGACCGGTGATGCGATACGTACCATCCTCGGCAGGAACCGCTTTGGTGGTGATGATGCCCAGATCGGTGCCCGCCTGCGCCTCGGTGAGACACATGGTGCCGCCCCACGAGCCGTCGATGAGTCTGGGCAGGAAGCGCTGCTTGAGTTCTTCCGACCCATGGCTCATGAGCGCGCTGACCGCTCCATGGGAGAGGCCGGGATACATGCTGAAGGAGAGATTGGCCGAACAGAGCATCTCCTCCATCACGAAACGCACCATTTCCGGCAGCCCCTGCCCGCCGTAGTTGGCGTCGGCCGACACGGCAGTCCAGCCATCGGCGGCATACCGGGTGTAGGCCTCCCTGAAGCCCGACGGTGTGCGTACGGCGCCGTGCTCGAAGTGCACGCCTTCGGCGTCCCCGCTCTGATTGATCGGAAAGAGCACGTCCTCGCAGAACGTGGCACCGCCGGCCAGCACCTCGTCGATCATCTCCGGCGTGGCGTCCTCGTATCCCGGCAACTGCGCGAGCTGGCCGATATCGTGGACGTCGTGCAGCAGAAAACGGATCTCGTCGAGTGGAGCCTTGTATGCGGGCATGAGCGATCATCCTCGTGGCGGGGTGACATTGCACTGACTCTCTGGAAGCTGCCCGTCTCCGCCGCTTCCGGCAAGGGGAAATTGCGACGGAATCGTCATGTTTTTGCCGGCCGGATGGAGCACGACGGGCGTCCTCCGGGCCCTGACCGGCCCCCGGCTGCACCTCGGCTGCACCTCGGGGGCGGTTCCGGGTAGAATCCTCCAGCGGATCGGGGGGCACTGCCCGGTCTCTTCTCTCTGAGTGGAGCAGGACATGAAGCAGTTCTTCACGGCGCTCGCCGCCAATCTCGTGACGATCGCCGTGTGTGTGGTCGCCCTCATCCTCCTCGTGCTGGGCGTGGCCGCATCGGCCGGCTCGCGGGGAGCGGTGGAGGTGCGTCCGGGGTCGATTCTCGTGGTCGATCTCGATCAGCCGCTCGCCGATCAGGCATCGCGCACCGATCCGCCGGGACTGTTCGACGAGGCGCTTTCCGCCGGTGTGACCGCGCTGCCGCTGCGATCGGCCACGCTGGCCATTCGCGCCGCCGCCGACGACGACCGCATCAGCGGCATCCTGTTGCGCGGCACCGTGGCGAGTGATGGAGTGCGTTCGGGCTACGCCGCGCTGCGCGAACTCCGTGGCGCGCTGCAGGACTTCAAGGCTTCGAAAAAGCCGGTGCACGCCTACCTCGTCACGCCGGACGTCTCCACGTACTACGTGGCCTCCGCAGCCGATTCCATCACGCTTGATCCGTTCGGCTCTCTGCTGTTTCCGGGCATGGCCTCCGAACAGGTGTTTCTCTCGGGGCTGTTCGAGAAATACGGCATCGGCGTGCAGGTCAGCCGGGTGGGCCGTTTCAAGGCCGCGGTGGAGCCGCTCACGCGACGTGACATGAGTCCGGAGAACCGGCTGCAAGTGGCGGGCTATCTGGGGGATCTCTGGAGCGAAGTGAAACGCGGGGTGGCGGACAGCCGCTCCGTGGACACGCTCACGCTGCAGCAGCAGGCCGATGCGCAGGGCATCATCCTACCCCCCGATGCGCAGGCTGCCCGTCTGGTGGACCGGGTGGGCTATTTCGATACGGTGCTCGACGATCTGCAGCGCATCGCGAACGAAGCCAATACGGCCTCGGGCAACGCGGTCAGTTCGCGGGACAGTGCCCGCACCGCCGAACTCGCGACGCTGCTGGACCGTCCCGCATTGCCGCAGATCGCGCTTGCCCAATACGCCCCGCTCGCCGTCACCAAGGCGCGACTGCTCGGCGCCAGCCAGGTGGTGGCCGTGGTGTATGCCCAGGGTGACATCGTGGACGGCGAAGGCACCGAAGGACAGATCGGGGGCGACGCGCTGGCGCGTGAACTGCGGCGCTTGCGCACCGATGCCCGGGTGAAAGCCGTCGTCCTGCGCGTGAACAGCCCCGGTGGCAGCGTGATCGCGTCGGAACGCATTCAACGTGAACTCACGCTCATCAACGCGAAGAAGCCCGTGGTCGTGTCGATGGGATCGCTGGCGGCGAGCGGGGGTTACTGGATCAGCACGGCCTCGCGTCAGATCTTCGCGCAACCCAACACCATCACCGGTTCCATCGGCGTGTTCGCCATCGTGCCGAACGTGAAGGGCCTCGCCAACAGCCACGGCGTGACCTTCGACACGGTGAAGACCGGCCGCTACGCCGATGTGTTCACGATCACGCGGCCGCGCACCGACGCCGAGCTGGCGGTGATCCAGCGTGGCACCGATGTCGTGTACGATGCCTTCATCGATCGGGTCGCCGAGGCCCGCGGACTGTCCACCGACTCCGTGCGCGCGATCGCGGAAGGCCGGGTGTGGTCGGGCGCACGGGCGCTGCGACTGGGGCTCGTCGACTCCCTCGGTGGACTGGACGATGCGTTGCGCACGGCGGCCCGTCTCGCGGCCATCACCGGTGACTATGATGTGCGGGAGTATCCGCGCGTGAAATCCGCCACCGAGCGCATCACCGAACTGCTCGAGGGCGGACCGACGCCGGTGGCCGCACGCGCCTCGGCCCCCCGCACATCCGAGGCCGTGACCAGGGTCACCGGTCAGAGCGCCGCGGGCGCACTGGCCCGCGATGTGGTGCGTGAGTTGTCGTTACTGTCGTCGTACAACGATCCGCGCGGACTCTACGCGCGACTGCCGTTCATCCTCCGTATCCGGTGACTCGCACCTTGCATTTTCAGCGACTTCAGAAGCCTCGGCAATTTCAGCCACGAATTGGACGTGTCGTCCGTGGAATCGGTGCGGCATGTTGTGTGATCGGCCTGGGCGCCGGTGCGTCGCTTGCCGCACAACCGGCCGCGCCTTCGAAACCCGCAACGAAATCGACCGCGAAACCCGCCGCGCAGCCGCAGAACGAGCACGCCTATTCCACCGCCGGTTCGTCGGCCGCGGCACGCGCGCTGGCGGGCAAGCCGGCGCCGGTGTGGCCCGTGCCCGGTCCTACACCGCTGCCGGGCAGTGTGCTGCCAGCCAAGCGCATCGTCGCGTACTACGGCAATCCGTTCTCCAAACGCATGGGCGTGCTGGGCGAGTATCCCAAGGAGGAGATGCTGGCCCGTCTCGATCGGGAAGTCGCCGCCTGGACACGCGCCGATCCCTCCACACCGGTGCAGCCTGCGTTGCATCTCATCACGACCGTGGCGCAGGGGGATTCGGGCAAGGACGGCCGGTATCGCATGCGGCACGGCGATGCACTCACGGAGCGGGTGTACGGATGGGCCAAAGAGAAGAACGCCCTGCTCTTCCTGGATGTGCAGGTGGGGTTGAGCACCATCCAGCAGGAGTTCCCGCGTCTCGAGCCATTTCTCTCGCGGCCCGATGTGCACTTCGGCATGGACCCCGAGTTCTCCATGAAGGACGGCACGCGGCCCGGCAAGAAGATCGGCACGTACGACGCCGCCGATGTGAACTGGGTGATCGATCAGCTCGCGCGCATCGTCACGGAGCACAAACTGCCGCCGAAGATCCTCGTGGTGCATCGCTTCACGCGCCCGATGCTCACCAACGCGGATAGAATCAAACGCGATCCGCGCGTGCAGGTCGTGATTCACATGGACGGCTGGGGTCCGCCAAGCCTCAAGCGCGACTCGTACGCGGCCTATGTGTATGCCGAACCGGTGCAGTTCACGGGATTCAAGCTGTTCTACAAGAACGACACGCGGTACGGCGGCCCGATGATGACGCCGGCGCAGTTGTTGGCGCTGACACCGAAGCCGCTCTACATCCAGTACCAGTGATCGGATTGCCGGTGGGTGCGGGGCGAACGTCGCCCCGTCACTCCCACCGCACCTGCATCGTCACCGTCACGCGCCTCGGCAAGCCCGGTTCGAAATAGCGGTTCCGCGTCGCATTCACGACCAGTGAACCCGCGTAATGCCGATCGAAGAGATTGTCGACGCCGAGTGTGGGTGACAGACGCAGACGCGTGAGGCCGCCGCGGGCGGAAGTCGGTACGTCGTAGCCCGCCCGCAGATTCCACACGGCATAACCCGACGCGTACACGGTGGCGGCGTCGGTGGCGCTGGCCCGCGATGCCGCGGTGAGTTCGATGACGCTCCACAGCCCCGCCATCCGCGCGGTCGCGAACGATTGCCAGTAGTGCTCCGGCACACCGGGGATGGGCTTGCCCGCGTATGACACCGTTCCCACATCGTACCGGTCGAAACGGAAGCGCGACCACGTGTAGGCGCCCCCCACGTCGAACCGGCTGCCGGCGAATCGCACACTGGTTTCGGCGCCCCGACGCGATGTGCGTCCGGCATTGCGATACGCGCGACGGCCGACCTGATTGGGCACGTCGAAGGGCACCAGTTCGTCGCGCACCGTGGCCTGGAACACCGCCGCCTCGAGACGCACACGCCCCGCGAACACGCCTTGTGTGCCCAGCTCCACCGTGCGCGTCCGCTGTGGATCGAGCGTGACGTTCAGACCGGCGGCACCATCCTCCTGATTGGTGAGTTCGGTGACCGTGGGCGTCTCGAACGCCGACGACAGATTGGCATAGAGACTCCACAGCGGCCGCGCGCGCCAGGTCAGTCCGACCATGGGACTGGCTGCCCGCAGCGTGCGTTCGCCCGAATCGTCGGCGTTGGTGGCCGTGATGAATCGATCGTGCACGCGGAACCGCACCACATCCGCGCGCAGGGCCGCGCTCACGAACAGACC encodes the following:
- a CDS encoding acyl-CoA dehydrogenase C-terminal domain-containing protein, translated to MPAYKAPLDEIRFLLHDVHDIGQLAQLPGYEDATPEMIDEVLAGGATFCEDVLFPINQSGDAEGVHFEHGAVRTPSGFREAYTRYAADGWTAVSADANYGGQGLPEMVRFVMEEMLCSANLSFSMYPGLSHGAVSALMSHGSEELKQRFLPRLIDGSWGGTMCLTEAQAGTDLGIITTKAVPAEDGTYRITGQKIFISAGEHDLTENIVHLVLAKLPDAPGGTKGISLFLVPKFIPTADGGLGARNGVTCGSVEHKMGIKASATCVLDFDNATGWMVGEPHKGMRAMFVMMNGARLAVGLQGLGLSEVAYQNALAYAKERLQGRALTGPTNPAGPADPILVHPDVRKGLLRIKALNEGMRSLAYAVGIRIDLEHRHADAAVREEAEDMVALMTPVIKAFLTDKGFDNTNIALQTLGGHGYIREYGVEQYVRDARIAQIYEGTNAVQALDLVGRKLPMEGGRLVRRFFEIVKREIDAAAAVDGLEDHAKALGASLYQLQKATMLLAERGFANPDEVGAAATEYLHLMGYVAVGWQWLRIATVADEKLAAGTGDRRFLEAKQKTARFYFMRLLPETATLLAAIQSGSGPIMAMDATDF
- a CDS encoding GGDEF domain-containing protein gives rise to the protein MAQSSMSPEGHLGLVLDALGGVLTALSRYPIDLPDRPGEESARQIGLWHRHATLGYALQEGSGQGSVGIQDRDWDGVVRAVTEQRRDEHRYVDASINELREALWACVETVHNAVKVDHTADHATDEQMERAKNALKRMQTGSIKQEVLGAVLAIESALQTRREQQQEQYVSLATRLDRLGRQLEEARRESTTDPLTGLGNRKLFDMMAPRAVQMFSLGRQPVVLLMIDLDKLKLVNDMYGHQAGDMAIQTLANALGRVFLRQSDVLCRFGGDEFAAILHNTDWKMAQTLARRLQEQVAAMPAPHPAMEFSIGASVGVAQLDMHEEVDEWLARADKALYKAKQNGRDRVCVAETLLLKSA
- the sppA gene encoding signal peptide peptidase SppA codes for the protein MKQFFTALAANLVTIAVCVVALILLVLGVAASAGSRGAVEVRPGSILVVDLDQPLADQASRTDPPGLFDEALSAGVTALPLRSATLAIRAAADDDRISGILLRGTVASDGVRSGYAALRELRGALQDFKASKKPVHAYLVTPDVSTYYVASAADSITLDPFGSLLFPGMASEQVFLSGLFEKYGIGVQVSRVGRFKAAVEPLTRRDMSPENRLQVAGYLGDLWSEVKRGVADSRSVDTLTLQQQADAQGIILPPDAQAARLVDRVGYFDTVLDDLQRIANEANTASGNAVSSRDSARTAELATLLDRPALPQIALAQYAPLAVTKARLLGASQVVAVVYAQGDIVDGEGTEGQIGGDALARELRRLRTDARVKAVVLRVNSPGGSVIASERIQRELTLINAKKPVVVSMGSLAASGGYWISTASRQIFAQPNTITGSIGVFAIVPNVKGLANSHGVTFDTVKTGRYADVFTITRPRTDAELAVIQRGTDVVYDAFIDRVAEARGLSTDSVRAIAEGRVWSGARALRLGLVDSLGGLDDALRTAARLAAITGDYDVREYPRVKSATERITELLEGGPTPVAARASAPRTSEAVTRVTGQSAAGALARDVVRELSLLSSYNDPRGLYARLPFILRIR
- a CDS encoding heavy metal translocating P-type ATPase, which encodes MTLAFLVAGALTPLVTPAGSWRQQVWLTGLLVTGAPVAWRTLRGMLRGNFAADVVAMLAIVGAVLLQEPLAGLVVVLMQTGGEALDAYAVARASDAVEALEADAPRMAHRVEGERITDIAAEDIAPDDMLLIRPGELVPADGVVIDGHSHVDTSRLTGEPMPRRVSMGATLQSGSINQEGALRLRAVRRAQESQYARIVDLVRRAQASKSPLQRTADRWAIWFTPLTLVLCGLAWLMAHDWTRVLAVLVVATPCPLILAAPVAIIGGINRAARRGIIVRTGQALEGLARVNTVVFDKTGTLTTGMPHVATMAVAPLTDATQALARIAAIEQGSGHLLARVLVNEAEARGVPVLAATALTETPGRGVEGDVAGVTVAVGSASYVRDRFAHRPDVQSAMQTLDDGSESLRAWALMSDGVAARFDFAETLRPDLSSMFRKLADLGLGAPHLLSGDNTANVQRIAHATGITSCAGDLSAEDKAHRVAALEASGQRVLMVGDGTNDAPALSAATVGVALAGHGGGVVAEAADVVLLVDDPQCIPEAVHIGRRSLAIARQSIAVGLGLSLIGMGFAAAGQLSPVAGAVTQEIIDVAVILNALRAAGPGRGDRGRRRVFGGAPAGRDTSRMNSRIPAG